Proteins encoded by one window of Puntigrus tetrazona isolate hp1 chromosome 25, ASM1883169v1, whole genome shotgun sequence:
- the lrrc29 gene encoding F-box/LRR-repeat protein 20 isoform X2, which translates to MESPHLPAEIISYILSFLHVTDRKEASLVCKSWYDACQDHRFQKNVTFKFPVSTSSLDFIRALASRPRCGLVISHLDGSSLSRQVLLEVGLHLGPHLDSLALPGSSVTEASLLSLLPHLTGLRKLDLHGLDSLFMSGAFLSREEHRRQVQNALRNLEELDLSDLRYLSDLSFNRLTSCTPRLRSLSLAGCHISFEFDPYRGCPVGFGSSALVSLRNLLSLLQKQAATLRSLDLSRTSITPESLRSIAQVPGLRLVDLSLRSCKELTDYSMEILCKQQNGLRTLDLRACTELTSRTVLAVATELKELRSLSLSQDWKITDKGLAELMTLPSLRSLDLSECLHVSGADLVKGLSSPQPGAQLDTLSLRNCTYIRDTVMFSLTQLLSCNLRQLDLTSCVCLTDLSIRAIATYLPALTVLRLGWCKEISDWGLLGMVEPTKDCEPRDKEPPSLPFQEKPRLVTEEDLGAFREHQEGASLLALRALQELDLSACSKLTDTSITQVLHFPDLQRLSLSMLPEISDDSLVSVAHHCRSLTSLALSHCPQISDQGMARALPLLHRLQHLFLACCDAVTNETLSIIALHCDRLRTLDVSMCKDITVHQVDLLQSRLPFLEKVQCRFANGADFTMVL; encoded by the exons ATGGAGAGTCCACATCTACCTGCTGAG ATAATTTCTTACATATTGAGTTTCCTTCATGTAACGGATCGAAAGGAGGCTTCACTGGTCTGTAAGAGTTGGTATGATGCATGCCAAGACCACCGGTTTCAG AAAAATGTCACTTTCAAGTTCCCTGTTTCCACATCTTCACTGGACTTTATCCGTGCACTTGCAAGCCGCCCCCGCTGTGGCCTAGTCATCAGCCATCTAGATGGATCCAGCCTTTCGAGACAAGTACTTCTGGAGGTGGGCCTTCACCTCGGCCCTCACTTGGACAGTTTGGCTCTACCTGGCAGCAGTGTTACAGAGGCCTCGCTGCTGAGCCTCCTACCACATCTGACTGGCCTCCGCAAGCTGGATCTCCACGGGCTCGACAGCCTCTTTATGTCTGGAGCTTTTTTGTCAAGAGAGGAGCACCGCAGACAG GTCCAGAATGCTTTGAGAAATCTAGAGGAGCTGGACCTGTCTGATCTGCGCTATCTCTCAGACCTCTCTTTTAACCGCCTGACGAGTTGCACGCCCAGGTTACGCAGTCTGTCCCTGGCCGGATGTCACATCTCTTTCGAGTTCGACCCATACCGTGGTTGCCCTGTCGGGTTTGGCTCATCCGCTCTAGTGTCCCTCCGTAACCTCCTGAGTCTCTTGCAGAAGCAGGCCGCCACGCTCCGCAGCCTGGACCTGAGTCGCACCAGCATCACTCCCGAGTCGCTCCGCTCCATCGCTCAGGTGCCCGGCTTGCGTCTGGTGGATCTGAGTCTGCGCAGCTGCAAAGAGCTGACGGACTACTCCATGGAAATCCTCTGCAAGCAACAGAACGGTCTGAGGACTCTGGACCTCCGAGCCTGTACAGAGTTAACCAGTAGGACGGTGCTGGCTGTGGCCACTGAGCTGAAGGAGCTGAGGTCGCTGTCCCTCTCGCAGGACTGGAAGATCACAGATAAAGGCCTGGCCGAGCTGATGACGCTACCGAGCTTGAGGAGTCTGGATCTGTCCGAGTGTCTGCATGTCAGTGGTGCAGACCTGGTGAAGGGATTGTCCTCTCCACAGCCCGGGGCTCAGCTGGACACCCTTAGCCTTAGAAACTGCACttacataagg GATACAGTCATGTTCTCCCTGACGCAGCTGCTCAGCTGTAACCTGAGACAGCTGGACCTCACGTCCTGTGTCTGCCTCACTGACCTGAGCATTCGAGCCATCGCTACGTACCTCCCTGCGCTGACGGTGCTGCGGCTCGGGTGGTGCAAGGAGATCTCTGACTGGGGGCTGCTGGGAATGGTGGAGCCCACCAAAGATTGTGAACCAAGAGACAAAGAG CCTCCCAGCCTGCCTTTTCAGGAGAAGCCACGTCTCGTGACCGAGGAGGACCTCGGGGCCTTCAGGGAGCATCAAGAAGGAGCGTCTCTCTTGGCCCTCAGGGCTCTTCAGGAGCTGGACCTGTCGGCCTGCTCAAAGTTAACTGACACCAGCATCACACAG GTACTCCATTTCCCGGACCTGCAGCGCCTATCGCTTTCTATGTTGCCAGAGATCAGCGACGACAGCTTGGTGTCCGTAGCCCATCACTGCCGGAGCCTCACCAGCCTGGCGCTCAGCCACTGTCCCCAGATCAGCGACCAGGGCATGGCACGGGCTCTTCCGCTCCTCCACAGACTGCAGCATCTGTTCCTGGCCTGCTGCGACGCCGTTACTAACGA AACTCTTTCAATAATCGCGCTGCACTGCGACAGGCTCCGGACCCTCGACGTGTCCATGTGTAAGGATATCACCGTGCACCAGGTGGACCTCCTCCAGTCCCGGCTGCCCTTCCTTGAGAAGGTCCAGTGTCGCTTCGCCAACGGTGCAGATTTTACTATGGTACTATGA
- the lrrc29 gene encoding F-box/LRR-repeat protein 20 isoform X3: MESPHLPAEIISYILSFLHVTDRKEASLVCKSWYDACQDHRFQKNVTFKFPVSTSSLDFIRALASRPRCGLVISHLDGSSLSRQVLLEVGLHLGPHLDSLALPGSSVTEASLLSLLPHLTGLRKLDLHGLDSLFMSGAFLSREEHRRQVQNALRNLEELDLSDLRYLSDLSFNRLTSCTPRLRSLSLAGCHISFEFDPYRGCPVGFGSSALVSLRNLLSLLQKQAATLRSLDLSRTSITPESLRSIAQVPGLRLVDLSLRSCKELTDYSMEILCKQQNGLRTLDLRACTELTSRTVLAVATELKELRSLSLSQDWKITDKGLAELMTLPSLRSLDLSECLHVSGADLVKGLSSPQPGAQLDTLSLRNCTYIRDTVMFSLTQLLSCNLRQLDLTSCVCLTDLSIRAIATYLPALTVLRLGWCKEISDWGLLGMVEPTKDCEPRDKEEKPRLVTEEDLGAFREHQEGASLLALRALQELDLSACSKLTDTSITQVLHFPDLQRLSLSMLPEISDDSLVSVAHHCRSLTSLALSHCPQISDQGMARALPLLHRLQHLFLACCDAVTNETLSIIALHCDRLRTLDVSMCKDITVHQVDLLQSRLPFLEKVQCRFANGADFTMVL; the protein is encoded by the exons ATGGAGAGTCCACATCTACCTGCTGAG ATAATTTCTTACATATTGAGTTTCCTTCATGTAACGGATCGAAAGGAGGCTTCACTGGTCTGTAAGAGTTGGTATGATGCATGCCAAGACCACCGGTTTCAG AAAAATGTCACTTTCAAGTTCCCTGTTTCCACATCTTCACTGGACTTTATCCGTGCACTTGCAAGCCGCCCCCGCTGTGGCCTAGTCATCAGCCATCTAGATGGATCCAGCCTTTCGAGACAAGTACTTCTGGAGGTGGGCCTTCACCTCGGCCCTCACTTGGACAGTTTGGCTCTACCTGGCAGCAGTGTTACAGAGGCCTCGCTGCTGAGCCTCCTACCACATCTGACTGGCCTCCGCAAGCTGGATCTCCACGGGCTCGACAGCCTCTTTATGTCTGGAGCTTTTTTGTCAAGAGAGGAGCACCGCAGACAG GTCCAGAATGCTTTGAGAAATCTAGAGGAGCTGGACCTGTCTGATCTGCGCTATCTCTCAGACCTCTCTTTTAACCGCCTGACGAGTTGCACGCCCAGGTTACGCAGTCTGTCCCTGGCCGGATGTCACATCTCTTTCGAGTTCGACCCATACCGTGGTTGCCCTGTCGGGTTTGGCTCATCCGCTCTAGTGTCCCTCCGTAACCTCCTGAGTCTCTTGCAGAAGCAGGCCGCCACGCTCCGCAGCCTGGACCTGAGTCGCACCAGCATCACTCCCGAGTCGCTCCGCTCCATCGCTCAGGTGCCCGGCTTGCGTCTGGTGGATCTGAGTCTGCGCAGCTGCAAAGAGCTGACGGACTACTCCATGGAAATCCTCTGCAAGCAACAGAACGGTCTGAGGACTCTGGACCTCCGAGCCTGTACAGAGTTAACCAGTAGGACGGTGCTGGCTGTGGCCACTGAGCTGAAGGAGCTGAGGTCGCTGTCCCTCTCGCAGGACTGGAAGATCACAGATAAAGGCCTGGCCGAGCTGATGACGCTACCGAGCTTGAGGAGTCTGGATCTGTCCGAGTGTCTGCATGTCAGTGGTGCAGACCTGGTGAAGGGATTGTCCTCTCCACAGCCCGGGGCTCAGCTGGACACCCTTAGCCTTAGAAACTGCACttacataagg GATACAGTCATGTTCTCCCTGACGCAGCTGCTCAGCTGTAACCTGAGACAGCTGGACCTCACGTCCTGTGTCTGCCTCACTGACCTGAGCATTCGAGCCATCGCTACGTACCTCCCTGCGCTGACGGTGCTGCGGCTCGGGTGGTGCAAGGAGATCTCTGACTGGGGGCTGCTGGGAATGGTGGAGCCCACCAAAGATTGTGAACCAAGAGACAAAGAG GAGAAGCCACGTCTCGTGACCGAGGAGGACCTCGGGGCCTTCAGGGAGCATCAAGAAGGAGCGTCTCTCTTGGCCCTCAGGGCTCTTCAGGAGCTGGACCTGTCGGCCTGCTCAAAGTTAACTGACACCAGCATCACACAG GTACTCCATTTCCCGGACCTGCAGCGCCTATCGCTTTCTATGTTGCCAGAGATCAGCGACGACAGCTTGGTGTCCGTAGCCCATCACTGCCGGAGCCTCACCAGCCTGGCGCTCAGCCACTGTCCCCAGATCAGCGACCAGGGCATGGCACGGGCTCTTCCGCTCCTCCACAGACTGCAGCATCTGTTCCTGGCCTGCTGCGACGCCGTTACTAACGA AACTCTTTCAATAATCGCGCTGCACTGCGACAGGCTCCGGACCCTCGACGTGTCCATGTGTAAGGATATCACCGTGCACCAGGTGGACCTCCTCCAGTCCCGGCTGCCCTTCCTTGAGAAGGTCCAGTGTCGCTTCGCCAACGGTGCAGATTTTACTATGGTACTATGA
- the lrrc29 gene encoding F-box/LRR-repeat protein 20 isoform X1 has protein sequence MESPHLPAEIISYILSFLHVTDRKEASLVCKSWYDACQDHRFQKNVTFKFPVSTSSLDFIRALASRPRCGLVISHLDGSSLSRQVLLEVGLHLGPHLDSLALPGSSVTEASLLSLLPHLTGLRKLDLHGLDSLFMSGAFLSREEHRRQVQNALRNLEELDLSDLRYLSDLSFNRLTSCTPRLRSLSLAGCHISFEFDPYRGCPVGFGSSALVSLRNLLSLLQKQAATLRSLDLSRTSITPESLRSIAQVPGLRLVDLSLRSCKELTDYSMEILCKQQNGLRTLDLRACTELTSRTVLAVATELKELRSLSLSQDWKITDKGLAELMTLPSLRSLDLSECLHVSGADLVKGLSSPQPGAQLDTLSLRNCTYIRDTVMFSLTQLLSCNLRQLDLTSCVCLTDLSIRAIATYLPALTVLRLGWCKEISDWGLLGMVEPTKDCEPRDKEEDKGPSFTRTFGNMGFFQPPSLPFQEKPRLVTEEDLGAFREHQEGASLLALRALQELDLSACSKLTDTSITQVLHFPDLQRLSLSMLPEISDDSLVSVAHHCRSLTSLALSHCPQISDQGMARALPLLHRLQHLFLACCDAVTNETLSIIALHCDRLRTLDVSMCKDITVHQVDLLQSRLPFLEKVQCRFANGADFTMVL, from the exons ATGGAGAGTCCACATCTACCTGCTGAG ATAATTTCTTACATATTGAGTTTCCTTCATGTAACGGATCGAAAGGAGGCTTCACTGGTCTGTAAGAGTTGGTATGATGCATGCCAAGACCACCGGTTTCAG AAAAATGTCACTTTCAAGTTCCCTGTTTCCACATCTTCACTGGACTTTATCCGTGCACTTGCAAGCCGCCCCCGCTGTGGCCTAGTCATCAGCCATCTAGATGGATCCAGCCTTTCGAGACAAGTACTTCTGGAGGTGGGCCTTCACCTCGGCCCTCACTTGGACAGTTTGGCTCTACCTGGCAGCAGTGTTACAGAGGCCTCGCTGCTGAGCCTCCTACCACATCTGACTGGCCTCCGCAAGCTGGATCTCCACGGGCTCGACAGCCTCTTTATGTCTGGAGCTTTTTTGTCAAGAGAGGAGCACCGCAGACAG GTCCAGAATGCTTTGAGAAATCTAGAGGAGCTGGACCTGTCTGATCTGCGCTATCTCTCAGACCTCTCTTTTAACCGCCTGACGAGTTGCACGCCCAGGTTACGCAGTCTGTCCCTGGCCGGATGTCACATCTCTTTCGAGTTCGACCCATACCGTGGTTGCCCTGTCGGGTTTGGCTCATCCGCTCTAGTGTCCCTCCGTAACCTCCTGAGTCTCTTGCAGAAGCAGGCCGCCACGCTCCGCAGCCTGGACCTGAGTCGCACCAGCATCACTCCCGAGTCGCTCCGCTCCATCGCTCAGGTGCCCGGCTTGCGTCTGGTGGATCTGAGTCTGCGCAGCTGCAAAGAGCTGACGGACTACTCCATGGAAATCCTCTGCAAGCAACAGAACGGTCTGAGGACTCTGGACCTCCGAGCCTGTACAGAGTTAACCAGTAGGACGGTGCTGGCTGTGGCCACTGAGCTGAAGGAGCTGAGGTCGCTGTCCCTCTCGCAGGACTGGAAGATCACAGATAAAGGCCTGGCCGAGCTGATGACGCTACCGAGCTTGAGGAGTCTGGATCTGTCCGAGTGTCTGCATGTCAGTGGTGCAGACCTGGTGAAGGGATTGTCCTCTCCACAGCCCGGGGCTCAGCTGGACACCCTTAGCCTTAGAAACTGCACttacataagg GATACAGTCATGTTCTCCCTGACGCAGCTGCTCAGCTGTAACCTGAGACAGCTGGACCTCACGTCCTGTGTCTGCCTCACTGACCTGAGCATTCGAGCCATCGCTACGTACCTCCCTGCGCTGACGGTGCTGCGGCTCGGGTGGTGCAAGGAGATCTCTGACTGGGGGCTGCTGGGAATGGTGGAGCCCACCAAAGATTGTGAACCAAGAGACAAAGAG GAGGATAAAGGCCCAAGCTTTACTAGGACGTTTGGAAACATGGGCTTTTTCCAGCCTCCCAGCCTGCCTTTTCAGGAGAAGCCACGTCTCGTGACCGAGGAGGACCTCGGGGCCTTCAGGGAGCATCAAGAAGGAGCGTCTCTCTTGGCCCTCAGGGCTCTTCAGGAGCTGGACCTGTCGGCCTGCTCAAAGTTAACTGACACCAGCATCACACAG GTACTCCATTTCCCGGACCTGCAGCGCCTATCGCTTTCTATGTTGCCAGAGATCAGCGACGACAGCTTGGTGTCCGTAGCCCATCACTGCCGGAGCCTCACCAGCCTGGCGCTCAGCCACTGTCCCCAGATCAGCGACCAGGGCATGGCACGGGCTCTTCCGCTCCTCCACAGACTGCAGCATCTGTTCCTGGCCTGCTGCGACGCCGTTACTAACGA AACTCTTTCAATAATCGCGCTGCACTGCGACAGGCTCCGGACCCTCGACGTGTCCATGTGTAAGGATATCACCGTGCACCAGGTGGACCTCCTCCAGTCCCGGCTGCCCTTCCTTGAGAAGGTCCAGTGTCGCTTCGCCAACGGTGCAGATTTTACTATGGTACTATGA